The Gloeomargarita lithophora Alchichica-D10 genomic sequence TGCCGTTTTTCTGGAACCAATGTGACATAATCCGGGTGAATTTCCAGGGCAATTGCCAGCATTTCTGGGGTGGCCGCCATTTCTAAATTCAGGTGGGTTTGCACGGTTTGCCGCAGACAGCGCACGTCCCGCTCCTGGATATGGCGGCGGTCTTCCCGCAGATGTACTGTGATGCCATCGGCTCCCCCTAGTTCTGCTAGGACGGCGGCGGCTACGGGGTCGGGTTCGGTGGTGCGGCGTGCCTGTCGGACTGTGGCAACATGGTCTATGTTCACACCCAGGGTTAACACCGTGTCGGCCTCGCAACTTTTCTCTGCCATTGTACCGTTCTGGCGCAGGCAATCCCCGACGCAACGGGTATTTTTACTCATCGGTGCCAGCTTGGTGCTGGTGTACGCTTTGGCGGCTCTGACGGCGGACTGGTTGGTGTCTTGGGGTTTACCCGACCCCCAGGAATTTTTGGCCTATGTGCCCCAACAGCCCCCCAGTCCAGAGCATTGGTTTGGCACCGACCGCCAGGGCTACGATGTACTTAGCCGGGTGATTTTTGGGGCGCGCGCCGCTTGGCAGGTGGTGCTTTTGGCGACAGGCTTGAGTCTGGGGGTGGGGTTTCCCCTGGGTGCCCTGAGCGGGTATTGGGGGGGCAAGATTGATAAATTGTTATTATTTATTATGGATACTATCTATACCTTGCCGGGGTTATTGTTATCCTTGACTGTGGCTTTTGTGGTGGGACGGGGGGTGGTGAATGCGGCCATTGCCCTCACTATTGCCTATATTCCCCAGTATTATCGGGTGATCCGCAATCATACGATTACGTTGAAAAATGAGGTATTTGTTGAGGCGGCACGGGCTTTGGGGGCGGGGAGTTTTGCGATTCTCATCCGGCATTTGAGCGGTCACTTGAGTCGCAATTTGCCGGTTTTGTTCAGCGTGAATAGTGCCGATGCGGTACTGACATTGGCAGGACTGGGATTCTTGGGTTTGGGCTTGCCGCCCCAGGTGCCGGAGTGGGGTCACGAACTGGCGCAGGCGTTGGACGGTCTGCCCACGGGGATTTGGTGGACGACCCTGTTTCCCGGCTTGGCGATGACCGGGTTGGTGGTGGGGTTGTCCCTGGTGAGCGAGGGGTTGGGGGAATCCTGACGGGTGGTTGGGAACCCATTACCATAGAAGAAAACGGGTTACGGTGCATGGGGCAGGATGATTTGCAAACCCAGTTGAGTTTACTCCGGCGTACCAATGAGTTACTGCGCCAGGAAAATCAGGATTTGCAATTGGGGCGCGAAGTGTTGCTGGGGCGACTGCGGGATTTGCAGGGGGTGACTCGTTCTTGTCCCAACTGTTTGGCGATGGGGGAAAATTGGTTGCTCCAGGCATCGGGGGTGAATTATGCGGCGTTAAAAGCATTTTTAGCCCAGCGGGATTGGGATAATGCGGACAGAGAAACCCAACAGTTACTATTAAAAATTGCGGGCAAAAAAGCGGAAGAACAGGGTTTTTTAGAGGCCATACATATTGACCATTTGCCCTGTATTGATTTGCAGGTGATTAATAAACTGTGGAGTATTTATTCTAATGGCAAATACGGCTATATTGCCCAACAAAAAATCTGGTCACAAAGTCGCAGTACCGCTAATCTTTGGGGACATCCTGATTTTGATGGCTATTACCCCATGCGAGAGGGAATTGGTTATTCTTTAGCTCAGCGTTTATTGCGGTGTGCGTTGGAGAGTTTTTAGGAGATGCGAAAAAATAATCGCTGGTGGGTGATTGGGTTAATTATACTGGTGGTGGCTAGTGGGTTGATTTTTCTATTTGCCCCGGCGGGAAATGATCTCAAACGGGGTTCTACCTACAGCCGCTCCCCAGATGGATATGGGGCTTGGTACGAATTTATGCAAGCGCAGGGTCATGCCATTGAACGTTGGCAAAAACCGGCGGAGCAGTTAAATAATTTAGAAAAGAAAATCACCCTCCTGCGGGTGGGGAGTGACCTGTCTCCCTACGGTCATGGTTACACTGACCCCGATTGGTTAGCGTCGGGAAATGTGTTGATTGAATTGGGAATTGAAACCCCGGTGACGGGGGCGCCTTTTACTACCCGGCATCCTACGGAACTAGGGGATGTCAAAATCCAAACCCGCCGCCGTTTTCCAGAAATTACCACCAATCCCAGTCCTCCCTCCGAGGTGGATGAAATGTTACCCCTTTTGGATGATGATTACGGGATAATTGTGCGGCAAAAAAAGATTGAGGACGGTCAACATATTGAAATAATTACCTCCCATTTGGCGGCCAATGCTTACCAAGCCGAAACCGGCAATTTTAATTACTTAAAGTCCTTGGTTACCCAACCGGAATTACCCATCTATGTGGATGAGTTTATGCACGGGTATAAAGATGAAGAAACCCGTCAAAAGGAAGGGAATCGCAACTGGATTGATTATCTATCTCGTACTCCTTGGCGGGCGGTGTTGATCCAGGGAATTATTATCATGGTAATTTTACTCTGGGGATTGAATTGGCGTTTGGGATCACCCGCATTTCTAAAAACTCCCGAAGTGGATAATAGTCGGGTTTATATGGATGCTTTATCGGCGGTTTTGATGCGGGCAGGATGTACGGAATTGGTGATCGAATTACTCAGGCAGGAAGAACAGCGTTATCTCCAAAAGCAATTGGGATTTGGGGATGAGTTATTAGCATTGGAACAATTTGCCGCTATCTGGGAACAACAAACTGGGCAAAAGGCAACGGAATTAATGGATATTTTAGGCTTAACACCCCAACGCTTGAGTGACCGAGAATTAACACATTGGTTAGAAAAACTGCAAACCTTACGGACAAAAGTACAGATGGGTATGGTGTGATTTTGTTCATTTATTTTAATTAAATTGTAAGACCTTTGACCACCGGCAAAGCCGATAGCTACACCGGTTGATTTTCGATTGCTTGGCGTACCCAGTCGGCGGTAAAAGGAGCCAATAAAACCCCGTTGCGGTAGTGACCGGTTGCCCAAATGATGCCCTGAAATTGGGGGTCAATTTGCAAAATTGGGGCGGGTTGTCCCACCGGACGAGGGCGTAATCCATACCACTGTTTTTGCCAGGATTTGCTTTGTAAAATTGGACATAAATGGCAGGCTTTTTGCCAAAGTTGATCTAATTGCTCTGCATTGGGAATAGGTGGCTCTGATTGAGAAAATTCCACCGTTGACCCCACCCATACGATGCCAGATTTTTGGGGAACAATTGCCGTATCATTACCATAAAGAATCGGATAGTTTTCCAATTCAGGACATAAAATTTCAATGGCCTGCCCCAGAACTGGTTCTAATTGAAAGGGAGCCGTTAATCCCGGAATTTGGGTAGAACCTAATCCCGCACTGACAATAAGCCAATCGCAGCAATAGGCTCGGTCGGGCAATTTTAGCTGGATTGGTTGCCCCGGAACGACGCTGACCACCGGGGAATTGGTGTGAATGGATACCCCCTGATTTTGGGCTAAATTGAGCCAGTTTTCTGTGAGGGCGATGGGCTGAAATTGGATTTCTTGGGGGGATAAAATGGCACCGATTAAATGCGAAGTATTAATCCGAGTGGTGTTAATTTGAGGGAATTGGCGGGTCACCTGTTCAGGGCTGAGGGTTTGGAGCGACCAACCTGCCTTTTGCCGCTGGGGGATTTTCCGTTGCACCTGCGCCCAAGCCTGGGGGTCATGGTATAGATGGAGGATGCCCTTTTGGTCGCCGGGTAAGTTTAATTTTGTTTGTATTTGATGATAACGTTGTAAACTAGCTAAGCGTTTTTTTGCCCCCCGTTCGCTGAGGACAGCCATTAGTAACCCTAAAGCGGCACCCGTGGCACCTTGGGCGGGAGAGGATTGGGCTTCAAAAACATGAATTTCCTGCCCTGGCAGGGTGGACAATTCCCAGGCGATGGCGGCACCAATCACTCCGGCACCAATAATTGCGATCCGGCTCACAGCAGGAGTTGGACTTGGGAACCTTGCTCGGTTTTGCTGACTTCGATGCGGGTGGAAAAGGCTTCTTTCAGGTTGGGCATGTGGGTCACCATCAGGATACAGGCGTATTCATCGCTGATGGCACTGATGGCGGCGATTAGTCGGTCACAGCCCTGGGCATCCTGGGTGCCAAATCCCTCATCCACAATCAATAGTTGCAAGGTGGCTCCGGCCCGTTGGGTGAGTAGGCGGGCGAGGGCAAGTCGGATGGCAAAATTCACCCGGAAGGCTTCCCCACCGGAGTAGGTTTCGTAGGGGCGGGTGCCTTGATAATCAGCGATGAAAATTTCTAGGGTTTCAATCAGTTGATTCTTGTTACTGCCACTTTTTTTCGGTTTTTGGGTGATAA encodes the following:
- a CDS encoding NAD(P)/FAD-dependent oxidoreductase — encoded protein: MSRIAIIGAGVIGAAIAWELSTLPGQEIHVFEAQSSPAQGATGAALGLLMAVLSERGAKKRLASLQRYHQIQTKLNLPGDQKGILHLYHDPQAWAQVQRKIPQRQKAGWSLQTLSPEQVTRQFPQINTTRINTSHLIGAILSPQEIQFQPIALTENWLNLAQNQGVSIHTNSPVVSVVPGQPIQLKLPDRAYCCDWLIVSAGLGSTQIPGLTAPFQLEPVLGQAIEILCPELENYPILYGNDTAIVPQKSGIVWVGSTVEFSQSEPPIPNAEQLDQLWQKACHLCPILQSKSWQKQWYGLRPRPVGQPAPILQIDPQFQGIIWATGHYRNGVLLAPFTADWVRQAIENQPV
- a CDS encoding DUF4350 domain-containing protein translates to MRKNNRWWVIGLIILVVASGLIFLFAPAGNDLKRGSTYSRSPDGYGAWYEFMQAQGHAIERWQKPAEQLNNLEKKITLLRVGSDLSPYGHGYTDPDWLASGNVLIELGIETPVTGAPFTTRHPTELGDVKIQTRRRFPEITTNPSPPSEVDEMLPLLDDDYGIIVRQKKIEDGQHIEIITSHLAANAYQAETGNFNYLKSLVTQPELPIYVDEFMHGYKDEETRQKEGNRNWIDYLSRTPWRAVLIQGIIIMVILLWGLNWRLGSPAFLKTPEVDNSRVYMDALSAVLMRAGCTELVIELLRQEEQRYLQKQLGFGDELLALEQFAAIWEQQTGQKATELMDILGLTPQRLSDRELTHWLEKLQTLRTKVQMGMV
- a CDS encoding ABC transporter permease, producing the protein MSASQLFSAIVPFWRRQSPTQRVFLLIGASLVLVYALAALTADWLVSWGLPDPQEFLAYVPQQPPSPEHWFGTDRQGYDVLSRVIFGARAAWQVVLLATGLSLGVGFPLGALSGYWGGKIDKLLLFIMDTIYTLPGLLLSLTVAFVVGRGVVNAAIALTIAYIPQYYRVIRNHTITLKNEVFVEAARALGAGSFAILIRHLSGHLSRNLPVLFSVNSADAVLTLAGLGFLGLGLPPQVPEWGHELAQALDGLPTGIWWTTLFPGLAMTGLVVGLSLVSEGLGES
- a CDS encoding GUN4 domain-containing protein, with the protein product MGQDDLQTQLSLLRRTNELLRQENQDLQLGREVLLGRLRDLQGVTRSCPNCLAMGENWLLQASGVNYAALKAFLAQRDWDNADRETQQLLLKIAGKKAEEQGFLEAIHIDHLPCIDLQVINKLWSIYSNGKYGYIAQQKIWSQSRSTANLWGHPDFDGYYPMREGIGYSLAQRLLRCALESF